CGCGCGTGACGGCCCCTCCCACCGGTGCGGTCGACCTCGGCCGCACCGTCTCCCGCCTGCTCGACGTCCGGGTGAGCGACCCGGACCGCTTCGCCGCGCTGTGCGGCCTGGCGCTGCGGGACAACCCGCGCCGTGCCCACCTCGTCGTCTCCCGGGTGCTCGGCAAGCACGTGCCCGTCGCGCCCGCCGACGTGCTCGGCGCCGGCGCGGCGGTGGGCGACGCCGTCGCCGCCGTCCTCGGCGGGGACGTCCCCGGCCTGGTCGTCGGCTACTGCGAGACGGCGACCGGCCTGGGCCACGCGGCCGCCGCGCGGCTGGGCGCGAGCTACCTGCACACCACCCGCCGCGTGCACCCGCGCGTGCCGGTGGCCGCCGCGTTCGCGGAGGAGCACTCGCACGCCGTCGCGCACGCGCTGCAGCCCGCCGGGGACGTCGACCTCGCCGCGCCGGGGCCGCTGGTGCTGGTCGACGACGAGCTGACCTCGGGCCGCACGGCGCTCAACACCGTCGCCGAGCTGCACGCCCGCTGGCCGCGGGAGCGCTACGTCGTCGCCACGCTGCTCGACGCCCGCACCGACGCCGCCCGCCGGGCCTTCGCCGAGCGGGCCGCCGCGCTCGGGGTGCGGGTCGACGTCGCCGCCGTCCTCACCTCCGGGCTGACCCTCCCCGCCGACGTCCTCGAGCGGGCCGCGGCCGCCCGGGCCGGGCTGCCCGCCCCGGCACCCCCGCCGGCCGGCGTGCCCGGCGGGGTCCGCGTGCACGAGGGGCTCTGGCCGGCCGGCGTGCCGACCACCGCCCGGCACGGCCTCACCGCCGCCGGCACCGCGCGTCTGCACGCGGCGGCCGACGCCGTCGCCGCCGCGCTCGCGCCGGTGCTGGCCGGCAGCCGCGGCGTCCTGGTGCTCGGCACCGAGGAGCTCATGCACGCCCCCACCGTGGTCGGCGCGCGGCTGGCCGACCGGCTGCCCGGCGTGCCCGTCACGACCCAGTCGACCACCCGGAGCCCCGTGCACGCCGCCGACCACCCCGGCTACGCCCTCCGCCGGAGC
This region of Geodermatophilus bullaregiensis genomic DNA includes:
- a CDS encoding phosphoribosyltransferase domain-containing protein, with the protein product MTAPPTGAVDLGRTVSRLLDVRVSDPDRFAALCGLALRDNPRRAHLVVSRVLGKHVPVAPADVLGAGAAVGDAVAAVLGGDVPGLVVGYCETATGLGHAAAARLGASYLHTTRRVHPRVPVAAAFAEEHSHAVAHALQPAGDVDLAAPGPLVLVDDELTSGRTALNTVAELHARWPRERYVVATLLDARTDAARRAFAERAAALGVRVDVAAVLTSGLTLPADVLERAAAARAGLPAPAPPPAGVPGGVRVHEGLWPAGVPTTARHGLTAAGTARLHAAADAVAAALAPVLAGSRGVLVLGTEELMHAPTVVGARLADRLPGVPVTTQSTTRSPVHAADHPGYALRRSVAFPAPDDPARTSRVHNLADPAAVPADRPWSDLRADDVVVVADARAADCAPMAQVLRPFAARTVHLVTVPLAEPAP